Proteins encoded within one genomic window of Candidatus Zymogenus saltonus:
- a CDS encoding efflux RND transporter periplasmic adaptor subunit, whose product MADKRKIIIPVVLSVIIIGTALFLIFRDKGDKKVVSGTGTIEATEVDVSLKLSGKILEMEVGEGEKVEEGDLLAVVKATEIQARRIGAAALFNEAEINLGRAKSLYRAGGISKMDLDSAESAYLQAKSSLEYIDATLVDTKLYAPISGVVTSKNLEVGETAFPGVALLTLADLRLVWMKIYVAEPVMGLINLGDEARVMVDSYPSRTFSGKVTYISQEPEFTPKNVQTQEERTKLVFAVKIELKNDDLALKPGMPADAEILLSGNK is encoded by the coding sequence ATGGCAGACAAGAGAAAGATAATAATTCCGGTCGTCCTTTCGGTGATCATAATCGGGACGGCCCTCTTCTTAATCTTCAGGGACAAGGGGGACAAGAAAGTCGTCTCGGGCACAGGGACTATAGAGGCAACGGAGGTGGACGTGAGCCTCAAGCTCTCGGGGAAGATACTGGAGATGGAGGTCGGCGAGGGGGAAAAGGTTGAGGAGGGGGACCTTCTCGCCGTGGTTAAGGCCACGGAGATCCAGGCGAGGAGGATTGGGGCTGCGGCCCTCTTCAACGAGGCGGAGATAAATCTCGGGCGGGCGAAAAGCCTCTATCGCGCCGGCGGCATCTCGAAGATGGATCTCGACAGTGCGGAATCCGCTTATCTGCAGGCCAAGTCCTCCCTTGAGTATATCGATGCGACCCTTGTCGACACAAAGCTCTACGCCCCCATCTCCGGGGTGGTGACGAGCAAAAACCTCGAGGTCGGGGAGACCGCCTTTCCGGGGGTGGCACTCCTTACCCTTGCTGACCTCAGGCTGGTGTGGATGAAGATATACGTTGCGGAGCCGGTCATGGGGCTGATAAATCTCGGGGACGAGGCGAGGGTCATGGTCGACTCCTATCCTTCAAGGACGTTTTCGGGAAAAGTCACATATATCTCGCAGGAGCCGGAGTTCACCCCGAAGAACGTCCAGACCCAGGAGGAGCGGACAAAGCTCGTCTTCGCCGTCAAGATCGAGCTTAAAAACGATGACCTGGCCCTAAAGCCGGGGATGCCCGCCGACGCGGAGATTCTATTGTCGGGCAACAAATAA
- a CDS encoding TetR/AcrR family transcriptional regulator, protein MTSGEKRKKSHDLKEEFEKFGETERRILEAAISIFGEKGFDGARIDEIAKKSGVNKGMIYYYFGSKEKLHTDIIEMVFKKVAEIIMDNLADMNPDTLYEGISSFIETYIDFIHTNYSIVRVLVWELARGGEIIRGVIRKEMSTKVPVLVSGFNEAVKAGKLRPMDPRHVFVNIIAMVVFYFAANRVISAVWNDDAMSAENVEARKREVKEFVIRAISAEDLK, encoded by the coding sequence ATGACTTCGGGAGAGAAAAGAAAGAAAAGCCACGACCTCAAGGAGGAGTTTGAAAAGTTCGGCGAGACCGAGAGGCGCATACTGGAGGCGGCGATCTCCATCTTTGGAGAGAAGGGCTTCGACGGGGCGCGCATCGACGAGATCGCCAAGAAGTCCGGCGTCAACAAGGGGATGATCTACTATTACTTCGGCTCGAAGGAAAAACTGCACACCGATATAATAGAAATGGTCTTTAAAAAGGTTGCGGAGATAATTATGGACAACCTCGCCGATATGAATCCCGACACCCTCTACGAGGGAATCTCCTCGTTCATCGAGACGTATATCGATTTCATCCACACCAATTACAGCATAGTCAGGGTCCTCGTGTGGGAGCTCGCCCGGGGGGGCGAGATCATACGGGGGGTAATAAGGAAGGAGATGAGCACAAAGGTCCCCGTTCTGGTCAGCGGATTTAATGAGGCCGTGAAGGCGGGGAAATTGAGACCCATGGATCCCCGGCACGTTTTTGTCAATATCATTGCGATGGTGGTCTTCTACTTTGCGGCGAACAGGGTTATCTCGGCCGTGTGGAACGACGACGCCATGAGCGCCGAGAATGTAGAGGCGCGAAAGCGCGAAGTGAAAGAGTTCGTAATTCGGGCTATATCGGCGGAAGATCTGAAATAG